TCCTCTCTCGGCTTTCCTGGTGAAACGGGGCAGGACGCTCCTGGATCCATATGGCTGGGAGTGATCCGGGCACCTACACTCGCCGCCCCCGGCCAGGGCTTCTTGCTCTGGGGTcactggccagggggagggcagCGCCAGTGTAGGTGCTGCTGAGCTGGGCAGGGTGGGCAGCTGGCAGAGGACTGCGGCCTGAGATGGATGAGGGCGGGACGCCGGACTGGTGGGTCCTGGTGCCTGGAATTCTCTGCGAGGAGCGTGTCCGCGGGGAAGGGGCCAGCCAGCCGCCCCGGCCGAAGGGCACGTGTTCCCCAAGGCCCCCGgagcggggcagagaggagggggcgAGATGCCAGCACAAAAACCAGGGAGACACGTGGCAGGACTTCCCTCGCCATGAGCCCCTGCTGGGACGTTGCGCGTGAGCCTGCGGCGTTCTGTGCCACCCGCCAGCCCTGAGCAGAGGGGGGCGTGTGGGGCCGGGGCAGCCTGTGCTCACTGCAGGTTCCCAGGCTGAGGCTGTTGGGTAACCAGCCAGCCCCGGGTTACACAAGCAGCGCCCTGTGCCTGCTGCAGGCCGGGAGCAGCCCCGCCCTGAGCCGCTTCGCACAGCGTGGCCCTGTGCCAGGAGAGGTCACGGCGCCAGCTCCTGCCACGCACCTTCCCGGAATCTCCCTGCTCCCCGCGCAGCGAGTTCGGCTCCGGGAAGACTCGGCTCCGCTGCGTGTGCAGATCTTCCCGGCGtcaggcctggggctgggaggtgcAGGACGCGACCCAGCCCGTCTCAGCTGGCCCCAGCACGTCCTGCCCGCAGCAGAGCGAAGGAgctgtccagcctgcagcctgggaCACGCTTTCAGGCCTTGACTCCAGCTGGCTGCTGGCGCAGTTCTCAGCGGGGGATCCGTGGGCCGGAGTCGGGGCAGGCAGGGCCGTGGGCGCCCCCGTGGCGGGTGGAGGGGTGCGCCAGGCTCTGGGACGTACTCGGAGAGCATAAGCCCTGCCTGCGCGTCCCAGCCAGCTCCAGGGGGAAAGGCAGGGGAGTGTGGGGCGCCAGTGGGGTGAAGCCGGGCCCAGGCagaacgggggaggggaggcaggctggccccATAGGGGGGCTGGGTAGGACCCCGGAAAGGCTTGGGAggtttcgggggggagggggggcggcggtTGGACTTGCTGCTCTGCCCACCCCGACTGGGTTTGCCGCCGAGCGGGTCGAAAGGCCACTGCAATAATACGTCTAATTCTGGCCGAGCCGGGAGCTTAGCTGGCAGGGAGCAGCTAATCCCATTGCAGAGCCGGGGCGAGGGCAGCGTGGGTGGATTCAGTGGCGGGGGAGCTGCTGCTCTCTCCCGGAGCCTGTCCTGCTGTTCCGCCCGGGGCCGAGCCGTGCCCGGCGTTGTGCCAGTCACGCCCTCTTGCTTTGCCCTGGCCTGGCTGCGTGGGGGgtctggggcagccagctctgccggtggggagcagggccctgCAGGGTTTCTGACGTGGGAACAGAGCAGCCAAGCCCCGCGGGGGGGCTGTGGTAGGGCCCCTAtggggcaggggtatttgggaGTCCTGGATGCATCTTTCCAGGATGCCGGGGGCTGGTTAGACCCATGGCACACGGGGGGTTTCCAGAGTTTATTAAACAGAAAGTTGCTGCCTTGTCTCTTGCTCTGGCTTGTGCAAAGGGCGAAGACGCCAGGCGGCTGCTTCCCTGCGCGGCTGAGCCTTTCGGACAGTGACGAGGGGCCCCGGGGTAGCTGGTAAAGGCAAATGTCCCTTTGGCTCCAGCAGGCAAGAGAGGATTGGGAGGGGGAGCCGCTGCCTCTTTCCCAGCATCCGTCCCACTTGGGGGGTGGCCGGGGGCCAGGTCAccgccagtcccctgccctgggtgtcCAGACTGTGGGTGAAGCCCCTGTCCTCTCTCTTGGCCAGGTGATTGTCTGCTTCAGCGTGGCCGTGCTGGTCCGTCAGTACATCGGCTTTGCCCTTGTGGCTTTACTGGTGGAGATTAACTCCATCTTCCTGCACCTGCGCCAGATCCTGCTCATGGCCAACCTGCCGCACACCACCTGGTACCGCCTCAACAGCATGGTCAACCTGGGCACCTACGCGGTGTTCCGCATCACCACGCTGGCCTGGATGACCCGCTGGCTGGTCCTGAACCGCGAGAACATCCCCCTGGCCACCTACACCGTGGGCACGGTGGGCATGGCCATTATGACACCCATGAACATCGTCCTCTTCTACCGCCTGCTGCGCAGCGACTTCCTCAAGTCCAGCCGGGAGGCATGGCGGGAGAAGGAGAAATagccctgcaggcgggggagcACACCGCAGCGTGCTCGACGGACCGCAGGGCGCTGAGCCACCACGGGGACTCTTGGGCTTTCCTGCGGCCCCGGGTCTATGACCccctgctggctgtggggagctggcgcCGGCGCTGCAGGGGTGCAAGGCCTTTGCGGCCGGAATTCAGGGCGTTGTTTGCCCCCTGAGCCCTCTGCTGGGGGGATGGGGCGGCCGTGGCTGCTTGCCGGAGCTCCGGAAAGGGTTCTGCTGCGGGGGGGAGCTAGGTGACAAAAGGCAGGCGCGGGTTGTCCCTGCCGCAGGAGTGATGCGTGAACCCAGGACATCTCTTTGGTCCCTGCCCCGCTGGGCatggccctcctctccccgcccagGTCCCAGGCCCCCTGCAGTGTGTGCTCCTCGGGGAGGGGTCTCAAAGCCCCGGCTGCCTGGCACGCGAGGCCGGTGGTCTCCTCTCCTGCAGGGCTGAGCAACCCTGTCCAGGCCCAGCGTGGGGCCGACGGGCGAACTGCCCCCGAGACGCTGGTGGGAATGGGCGGAGATGAACGCGGGGCAGGCTGACTCAGGACGGGTTTCGCGGGCGCTTTCGGGGGCAGCCGGAGCGGGCGGgtgaggctgcaggagctcagcCGGGATGCCCTGGGGGACGTTCCTTGCAGGAACTGAGTCAGGATCCCTGCACCGGGGCTGCCTGAGGCCGGCAGCCACCGACTGGTCGGGCGCTCGACCGGCCTGTCCCAGCGACCCTCCGGCGGTTCAGCAGGGCTGCTGCTTGAGCAGGCTCCCTATCTGCCCTCGCCACTCCGGAAGCAGCCAGCGCGTCCAGGCCAGGCAGGGGTCACCAGGACCCGGTCCCGCCTGCAGCCCTGCAGGGCGGGGAATGGGGAGTCCCGgccacagggagctgcagggaccgTGCCTGTGGAGAGGGGCGTGCGCCCCGCCCGGGCTGTGGGGGCCCCTCCTGGGTGCGGCAGGGATCCTGCCTCACCTCTGCTGCACCCTGACCAGGCGCTGCCCAAGTGTCGTCTAGGGGGAGCCCCCCTCGGAGGCGGaggctgcacctcagcctggggccctcctgcacccaaactgcctcccagagctcGCACCCCAGGCTCAGCCAAGAGCCCCCCCGCGAATCCCTCCACCTCaacccagagtctgcacccccagcccagtggaAGGGGGGAGAGTGCGGAAGGGCCGGGGGAGCTCCTGGGTCGCCCTTAAATGCCAAAGTGACCTTGGGGGCCTAGAGGCTGGAGCCTGCGGTGCGGGGGTGTCTGGCAGGTGTGACCTGGGGGCCCTTCCCAGCTGGGCTCCGGCTCCTGCGCAGGAGACAGGACTTGCGCCTGGACCGCCGTGAGAGGTGGGGTGTATTGGGGGTGGTGTCCGGGATCCTCTGCTGCCTCTAGCGTCCTGTCCTGCGGGCTCCTGCTACGCTGCTGGGGCTGGcttggagctggggaggggggccatCTTCGCGCATCGGGCTCTCGGGCCCGGCAGCCTGTGCTCAGCGCCCCAGACCCAGCAAAGACTTTTCCTCCTGGACGTCCCGGGCGCGGCACTGCACCCCCGGCTCCCGGCGTGGCAGTGCGCTGGGTCGAGTTTTCTGACCAAACCCTTTCCCTAGCCGAGCCCTCTGCCAGAGGGGGGTCCAGCCCAGGCTCGGGGGTGCAGCTCGGATCGGGGCTtggcccagcagcagccctgggtcgGCCGGGCTCAGAGCAGTCACCTTTCACTTGAGACCTGGGCCAGTCTGCACGGGCTATGAAATACCCAGACCCTCCTCTCCTAGGAAGCCATGTTGGGTTCAGCAGGCAGCCAGCTGTGGGGCTTCCAGGTACGTTCCCCTCCCGGGTGGGAAGaagagggggggcagccccaccTGCCGATAGCTCCACTTGGCCGGCAGGGAGAACCTGGAGCTGATGGTCCCAGTTTGTCCCCAGGAGAACTGCTCAGCAGATAATCTTGCCCCGTGGGAGCCAGGGACGCGTGGGATGGAGAGGCCCCCAGGCGCTGTGTCCAGTCCCGCCAGCTGCAGAGGGCAGCCCCTCGGCCTCCAGGGCTTAGCCCCAGGCTCTGCGGTGCCGGTGGCCCTGCCTGCGTCCCGCTCGCCACCCTGGGGGAGATCTGAATTCCCACGGAGCCTGGCAGCTCCAGACGGGGGCGAGGTGCTGAGCAAACCCTGGACAAACCGGCTCCAACCAAAGTCCCCGTCAAGGCGGAGGGAGCATTTCCCTCTAGCTCCCTCTTCggtcccttccctctggggcgcctggGACTGgccgctgctggcaggcaggctaCTGGCTTGGATGGGCCTTTGGGTTCTGCCTGAGCGTACCAGAGAAGCTTGCTCTGGATTGTCCAGGCGCTGCGGGACGCCGGAGCTGTTCACTTCCCTTTCACCATGTGGCGGCGGGATTGCTCCCCGCGTTCTGTGCTCCGGCTAGATCCCTGCGTGCACAGACGGACTAAGGGCATCCCACCCTCCCCCGGCCTGGCATCCGGCATGGCTCTGACCACCTCAAATGTAGGGACACATGCCGTCTGTAGAGGGCTTGGGACCTTCTGATGGACACGGGAAACCCAGGGTACCAGGGAATTTTGAGACTCCTCTAATGCGGACTCCTGCAATGGGCTTGCTTGTGCATGGAGTTTGTCGGGTGTGTGGCTGGCTGCTACCCACAAGCAGGCTCTTTGGTCCCATTCCAAGTGCACGGTCCTGGGCTGAGGAGACAGAGGGACGGGGAGTGTTCCTGGCCCCATCGGGCGCTGGGCCCTGTAAGAACCAGGGTCTCTGCCACCTTGGTGATGGCTgccagctggaggggggcagCGAATTGCtctcactgcctccccccacctgctgAATTCAGACCCCCAGATGTCACGCTTTGTGCTGCAGGGTAAGGCCTGAGGTCCAGATCTGAGGCGTGGTGGAATGCCCTGGCTCCCTGTGCCTGGCGTGCCGAGGTTCTGTGCTCAGAGGGTTGGCGCGGTGTTGGGTGGCTTGAAGAAATGTCTGAGTCGGCTTTGTCCTGTTGTAACAGGCGGTGGGTTTGGCCAGCACTGGCTGTAAAACAGGTGTGTGGTGCTTGTTCTCCCCCCGCATGGGGGCCAATTCCAGTGTTTGCTTGCTGCTATAAAAGGATTCGGGCTCTCATAGGCTGTCtggactctgctgctgcctgtggagTGGTGGGGGAAGTGTGACCCTTGTACTTTAGCCACAATTCCTAGAAGCACTTGGCTCTGAGAGGTGGTTTTATGAGCACGTCCCACTGCACCTGTGCATGCTGCAAGGGCCtggtggctctgggctgcaggaaCTGGGGGTGATGCAGGTCATGAAGATGCTGCATTGCGAACAGCATGGGCTGGAAGGAACCAAAACCGTTTCAGCCTGTTTATTCCCCAGAACCAAAAGGGGGCTGGGCATGTCTCCTAGCAGTCAGCCCCAGGCTGGGCGCACGTCTGGGGCAGATCCCACATGATGGATGCATGCAACAGTTCCTTCCCTAaatgaaccccccctcccccgaacaCCACCATGCAATGATACCTACCAGAGCTAGAGCCCCACAAAACACATGCAGAAGGAAGCACTTGCCAGAACCAGCCCTGCAGCAAGTGTTTGGGAGAAAACATTCCAGTAGAACTGCTCATGGCCAGCCCCTGCGGAATGTGTGTTTCCACATGCAGCATCATTCTTCCACACGGGCCTATGGGATTCTggcaccagaggcagcagcagcagcaccatatGGGGCATCCAGAAAAAGCACCTGAGACTGGGTGGGGGttttatcccctcccctcctacctCTACCTTGCTTGTTACCTCCGGGCTTTGGTATTACAACAGGCTGCGTTACATCTACCTCGAAGAGTCTTGGGGCCCCGGTCTGCAGCACCCTGCCTTTCCtgggggggccaggactcctctgcTCTCCAAGCAGCTGCTAGACTGTAGGAGGGAAATAACAGGGCGGGGGGTTAACTTCTCTCTGGGCTACTCAGTGAAGTAGGAGACTGATTCATCCAGGCTTCCTGTGCATGGGGATGAGCCTCAGGGCTGGGTTTCCTCTCTGGTTTGTTCCCACAATGAGCTCATCAGTGCAAACCAATGAGAAGGGGGTAGCTGCAGTTGGGGGGTGTCTAAGTGTCTCTATGGGCCCTGACTTCCCTTAcataggccagggctactcatgCAGCCTGTGAACCGcatgtggcctgtttgtttgcggcccgtggtgcagtctgggtttacgtggggctctcacagcccgcaggtgggagccaaaacaaaaaagtcgtcaatataacggtcttctgttgagatgcgttttagtagttacattcctagactgtcattgctcattccaAGTGCTGTTGTAAGGGCGGAAATGGgggaatgttgcattttattaatatcagcagaactgactgaaatggggcctgcgtgttgtgtagtgttgccttcatctttgtgttcatgcctgtcagtgcGAAAGAAGCTGTCTGCATATATCTGCAACCACACGTGAGCTGCATAtgcatgcacagcacatttcattggGATGTGCAcccagagaattttttttaaatgtactttgatccccattagccacgcccctgacccctaTTGGCCACACCTCCGGAGgtgacacatgaccagaagtaaaaggtgtcatgtgacccccccaaggactttttccaccatcctcctaccaacaggaattaatttggcccccaccaagcTCCCCTTATGCaaccagcggcggatttagggcagggcgagcggggcggctgccctgagccccgcacttcccgaggccccgcgcatgcaccttggcaccacggcgcatgcgctgtgtcaaaggggggggccgtgaaattttgctgcccggggccctgcggcactgccctgggccccgcggcactgccctgggccccacagcactctcatccacccctgtatgcaactatcctgcaattgcattaccccaatgtgtgtgacattaattcgggagcagagaggctgggggaagtgtccctctaaaagtttcctcccatgagcagaatgaattttgtgttgtgcaccagtactgagttcatgtggcttgtttcaatgtgccacccaagttattaataaatatcttataaccctttaccttttccctctgctgccgtggctccccttgctccatcagctcccctggtgcctgctgctccctctgctgtcctgactcctgcccttctcactgccctcagccttcctgcaacctgcccccctccaccagtccttctctcccccctgtgcccactcctccagtagccccactctacTCATGTGAgctacctagggttgccagatggctgaaaaaaaaatactgaacccccccccccaaaaaaaaagacggggaaaaattttgttgaaggaaaaaaaaggggggacaccaaagttgttgagtggaaaaaaaaatagacTCCAAggacctggatcactgctaggggttaccaggtactcatttaaaaaaaacccaaaaatccGGATatgcttcggggggggggggtgagggggaggaggactgGCTAGGAAGGGAGTGGTgctggccggggaggggaggagatgggggggcctggaaacagctaatggtggggcaacagggctggccggaggagatgggggggccaacaggaagcagggctggttgtggggaggggggccgggtgGAACGGGGCTGGACGCAGAatatcaggggaggggggaccggctgggagggggcagggatggctgcaagtaagggggggcgggaagcacagctggggggatcAGGGGCCGTGAGGGTGgctgggagaaaggggggcaggaagcagagctggcgggggggcagtgcagcggccctggctgggggagatcaggaagaggaacgggacggcgggaagcagagctggggagggtgcaggggggctggtcggggaagatcaggaggggaagtgagggagaaacagccagctgagaaggggggggtgagcaaattggtcggcggggagcaggactgacctgggcacttgctgcctgtcccgcgcaggctcctGGCGACTCACGAGTGAGGAGgaggctccccctcctcctcacactcaaccgactgagggctcctggtggcaatcgcggccccgcctcccagccgctCTCCCCCGCacacgccaggcttctgtccggtgcgcagccggaaaaatcagaaaataccgcacgttgcacgtgtctggtattttctcattttttttactggacagagcgtgcaaataccggactgtctggtacaataccggacacctggtaaccctagagcTACCCGTCCTCATcacctctcctaacacctccctctacacctgccctgcctctctcctctggtgctggtccctcccctgcaggtgtctgcccttctgcttcaccccagaatcccctggcacctgcaccttcccttagccctgcaccctcctggtgcctccccttcccttactgcccctgccccctttgcccctaaTACtcaacccct
The nucleotide sequence above comes from Pelodiscus sinensis isolate JC-2024 chromosome 21, ASM4963464v1, whole genome shotgun sequence. Encoded proteins:
- the TLCD2 gene encoding TLC domain-containing protein 2 translates to MELSPALLLLVGGSFAAFRLLSRGLERLVPPPRPALRNRWKWRNICTSFAHSLLSGAGALLGFYFHPQMAKDLIGTHSAATHSLVCVSIGYFLHDFVDMLCNQKLHQSWELLFHHAVVIVCFSVAVLVRQYIGFALVALLVEINSIFLHLRQILLMANLPHTTWYRLNSMVNLGTYAVFRITTLAWMTRWLVLNRENIPLATYTVGTVGMAIMTPMNIVLFYRLLRSDFLKSSREAWREKEK